The proteins below are encoded in one region of Sporosarcina sp. FSL K6-1508:
- the flgB gene encoding flagellar basal body rod protein FlgB, protein MNIFGSTITQLERGLDFSATKGKVISQNIANIDTPNYKAKNVSFEEVFANAKANTLEAYRTDKRHIDFKSTTTQPGVFNYSNLRYRQDGNGVDMDKEQADLAANQIYYNAVVDRINGKFSTLQNVIKGGR, encoded by the coding sequence ATGAATATATTTGGATCGACAATTACGCAATTGGAGCGAGGACTAGATTTTTCTGCTACTAAAGGGAAAGTGATTTCGCAAAATATAGCAAATATCGATACTCCTAATTATAAGGCGAAAAATGTCAGTTTCGAAGAAGTTTTTGCAAATGCTAAAGCGAATACGTTAGAAGCCTACAGAACAGACAAGCGACATATCGATTTCAAATCAACCACGACACAACCCGGAGTTTTCAATTACTCGAATCTGCGTTATCGGCAAGATGGAAACGGTGTGGATATGGATAAGGAACAGGCTGATCTTGCAGCTAACCAAATTTACTATAACGCGGTTGTAGACCGTATTAACGGGAAGTTCAGTACACTGCAAAATGTTATTAAAGGAGGTCGGTGA
- the fliG gene encoding flagellar motor switch protein FliG, translating into MVKKEKGMTGKQKAALLLISLGPEVSAAIYKHLNEDEIERLTLEISGVKKVESSVKEEIIEEFHNIALAQDYISQGGIGYAKTVLEKALGKEHAQAIINRLTSSLQVRPFDFARRADPSQILNFIQNEHPQTIALILSYLEAEQAGMILSSLPQEVQADIARRIATMDSTSPEVISEIEAVLERKLSSTVTQDYTETGGVDAVVEVLNGVDRTTEKTILDALEIQDPELAEEIRKRMFVFEDIVTLDNRSIQRIIRDCENEDLILSLKVSSEEVKEVLFRNMSQRMAESFQEEMEVMGPVRLKDVEEAQSRIVGIIRRLEETGEIIIARGGGDDIIV; encoded by the coding sequence GTGGTTAAAAAAGAAAAAGGCATGACAGGAAAACAAAAAGCAGCACTTCTGCTCATTTCCCTCGGCCCGGAAGTATCGGCGGCAATCTATAAACATTTGAACGAAGATGAGATTGAACGGCTAACGCTTGAAATCTCAGGTGTTAAAAAGGTTGAATCCTCCGTAAAGGAAGAAATCATCGAAGAATTCCATAACATCGCACTTGCTCAAGATTATATCTCGCAAGGCGGTATTGGTTATGCGAAGACGGTTCTTGAAAAAGCACTTGGCAAGGAACATGCGCAAGCAATTATTAATCGTTTGACATCTTCGTTACAAGTGCGGCCTTTTGATTTCGCAAGGCGAGCAGATCCATCACAAATTCTAAATTTCATTCAAAACGAGCATCCGCAAACCATTGCGCTTATCTTGTCATACTTAGAGGCCGAACAGGCTGGAATGATTTTATCATCATTACCCCAAGAAGTGCAGGCGGATATTGCGAGAAGAATCGCGACGATGGATTCAACTTCACCGGAAGTAATCAGTGAGATCGAAGCTGTACTTGAGCGGAAGCTGTCTTCAACGGTAACGCAAGACTACACAGAAACAGGTGGCGTTGATGCAGTCGTCGAAGTGCTTAACGGAGTCGACAGAACAACTGAGAAAACGATTCTTGATGCACTTGAGATTCAAGATCCTGAACTTGCCGAAGAAATTCGCAAACGGATGTTTGTCTTCGAAGATATTGTTACATTGGACAACCGTTCGATTCAACGTATTATTCGTGATTGTGAGAATGAAGATCTCATTCTTTCATTGAAAGTTTCCAGTGAAGAAGTGAAAGAAGTTTTGTTCAGGAATATGTCCCAACGGATGGCCGAATCATTCCAAGAAGAAATGGAAGTCATGGGACCTGTCCGATTGAAGGATGTGGAGGAAGCCCAATCTCGTATTGTAGGCATTATTCGAAGACTTGAGGAAACTGGTGAAATCATAATCGCTCGTGGCGGAGGAGATGACATCATTGTCTAA
- the flgD gene encoding flagellar hook assembly protein FlgD — MIEGQKAISASDYLVNKQRDERKTGDGVMGKDDFMKLLIAQLQNQDPTNPMKDNEFIAQMAQFSALEQTMNLSKSFDKFAEAQNQSQLIQYNSFAGKEVRWHELKLDDNGNAVVDVDGKPIVDEGTNRIVSVKYDNGSVTFIMDDGKELTPGNISEVMSGSGGTNSLVEASMLIGKFVGYMDGEEEKQGKVVSVANKDGKLQYILEDGTRIEGKKFTSISEKEEMME, encoded by the coding sequence ATGATTGAAGGACAAAAAGCGATTTCAGCATCAGATTATTTAGTGAATAAACAGCGGGATGAGCGTAAAACTGGCGATGGAGTTATGGGGAAAGATGATTTTATGAAATTACTTATTGCCCAATTGCAAAACCAGGATCCGACGAACCCGATGAAGGATAACGAGTTTATCGCACAAATGGCTCAGTTCTCGGCACTTGAACAGACGATGAACTTATCGAAGTCATTTGATAAATTCGCCGAAGCGCAAAATCAGTCACAACTGATTCAATACAACAGTTTTGCAGGTAAAGAAGTTCGTTGGCATGAACTGAAGTTAGATGATAACGGCAATGCGGTTGTAGATGTGGATGGAAAACCCATTGTAGACGAAGGAACCAATCGTATCGTGTCAGTGAAATATGATAATGGCTCTGTGACATTCATTATGGATGACGGGAAAGAGTTGACTCCAGGTAATATTTCGGAAGTGATGTCTGGTTCAGGTGGAACAAATAGTCTTGTTGAAGCAAGCATGCTTATTGGCAAGTTCGTTGGCTACATGGACGGCGAGGAAGAGAAACAAGGTAAAGTAGTATCAGTTGCGAATAAAGATGGAAAACTTCAATACATTTTAGAAGACGGAACACGGATTGAAGGCAAGAAATTCACCTCGATAAGCGAAAAAGAAGAAATGATGGAATGA
- the fliF gene encoding flagellar basal-body MS-ring/collar protein FliF, with the protein MNERLTKIRADIQTYWSSRTKKQKVTYIGSAVAVILIAALLTIYLSRTEYVPLYSDVSRAEIGRIKEQLDSQGVKSKVAPGGTSILVPKENVDSLLVSLAAEGFPNSGMIDYSFFAQNAGFGTTDNEFNMIKLASMQTELANLIKGIEGVKDADVMITLPTESVFLNENTQQASASIMLKTDAGHTFTEPQITALYKLVSKSMPNLSTDDIVIMNQYSEYFDLKATDTAYGPSITDQMTLKKTIERDLQRQVQMMLGTMMGQDKIVVSVTTDIDFQLENREENLVTPVDEESMEGIALSVQRLTESFTGNGQAAGGTPEAEDPTDNRTGYVEGQFSNGDYEKIEETVNNEVNRIRKEIVESPYKIRDIGIQVMVEPPIADDSTSMPQGLQEDVQRILETIIRTSIDKEAAGELTQAELGDKIVVSVQPFNGKMVDVSEPKSAIPWWIYVIGGVLLLVIGILIFMFFRSRRNAEELEEELIMEEQLVSFDVNDINTELETEGTVRRKQLEKMAKEKPEEFAKLLRTWIAEE; encoded by the coding sequence ATGAATGAAAGATTGACGAAGATCAGGGCGGATATTCAAACGTATTGGTCAAGTCGTACCAAAAAGCAAAAAGTTACTTATATCGGATCTGCAGTAGCTGTTATTCTAATCGCGGCTTTACTGACTATCTATCTATCTAGGACGGAATATGTACCGCTCTATTCGGATGTATCCCGGGCAGAGATTGGGCGAATTAAAGAACAGTTGGACTCCCAAGGGGTGAAAAGTAAGGTTGCGCCAGGTGGGACATCGATACTAGTGCCTAAAGAAAATGTGGATTCCTTACTTGTCTCCCTTGCGGCAGAAGGCTTTCCGAACTCTGGCATGATTGATTACTCATTCTTTGCTCAAAACGCGGGATTCGGAACGACGGATAACGAGTTCAATATGATTAAACTCGCTTCGATGCAAACCGAGCTTGCGAACCTGATTAAAGGGATCGAAGGCGTGAAAGATGCAGATGTGATGATCACATTGCCTACAGAGAGCGTTTTCTTGAACGAAAACACTCAACAGGCAAGTGCATCAATCATGTTGAAAACTGACGCGGGACATACATTCACTGAACCACAAATTACTGCACTTTATAAACTGGTATCAAAAAGTATGCCGAATCTGTCGACGGATGATATTGTCATCATGAACCAGTACTCCGAGTATTTTGATTTGAAGGCTACCGATACTGCGTATGGACCAAGCATAACGGACCAGATGACGCTCAAAAAAACGATCGAACGAGATTTACAACGTCAAGTACAGATGATGCTTGGAACAATGATGGGACAAGATAAAATTGTAGTCTCGGTCACAACGGATATCGACTTCCAGCTTGAAAACAGGGAAGAAAATCTTGTGACGCCTGTTGACGAGGAAAGTATGGAAGGAATCGCACTTAGTGTGCAACGCCTCACTGAATCATTTACAGGAAACGGCCAAGCAGCAGGTGGGACTCCGGAAGCGGAGGATCCTACAGATAATAGAACGGGTTACGTAGAAGGGCAATTTTCAAACGGTGATTATGAAAAAATCGAAGAAACGGTTAACAATGAAGTTAATCGAATTCGCAAGGAAATTGTCGAAAGCCCGTATAAAATACGTGATATCGGAATCCAGGTAATGGTGGAACCGCCTATAGCAGACGATTCAACGTCAATGCCGCAAGGATTGCAAGAGGATGTCCAACGCATCCTTGAGACAATAATTCGGACTTCCATTGACAAAGAGGCTGCTGGAGAACTGACCCAAGCGGAACTTGGTGATAAAATCGTCGTTTCGGTTCAGCCTTTCAATGGGAAAATGGTCGACGTATCTGAACCGAAGTCTGCAATACCATGGTGGATTTACGTGATTGGTGGGGTACTTCTTCTTGTCATCGGAATTCTTATATTTATGTTCTTCAGAAGTCGACGGAATGCAGAAGAGCTGGAAGAAGAACTGATTATGGAAGAGCAACTCGTATCGTTTGATGTGAATGATATTAATACAGAGCTGGAAACAGAAGGAACTGTCCGCAGAAAACAACTCGAGAAGATGGCAAAAGAAAAACCAGAAGAGTTTGCCAAACTATTGCGTACATGGATAGCCGAGGAATGA
- the fliE gene encoding flagellar hook-basal body complex protein FliE produces the protein MAIQSIFNPTQSAGMLKIENQVKTVPTPYEAQQTFGSFLKDAIQEVNNKQYESDVMTEKLVRGGDIELHDVMIASQKASIALNATMEVRNKVIEAYQEIIRMPV, from the coding sequence ATGGCCATACAATCAATTTTTAATCCTACGCAATCAGCAGGGATGCTTAAGATAGAAAATCAAGTGAAAACAGTGCCAACACCATATGAGGCACAGCAAACTTTTGGTAGCTTTTTAAAAGATGCTATTCAAGAAGTGAATAATAAGCAGTATGAATCGGATGTAATGACAGAGAAATTAGTACGCGGCGGAGACATCGAACTTCATGATGTCATGATTGCTTCTCAAAAGGCTTCGATTGCGTTAAATGCAACGATGGAAGTGCGGAACAAAGTAATCGAAGCATATCAAGAAATCATTAGGATGCCTGTTTGA
- a CDS encoding flagellar hook-length control protein FliK: protein MNIASLQALAGNNMQTSTNNMQSGQPVSSSFGSVFSSIAGKVPLVVVTVKEETGGEISDEAIMELFNATSLEELKAAITSLKENGTRDLDSEVDSISSLGDLEEIASLLDLDPKQLIESLLPLLQEAGLDEDELSVVANTNDFWTVLNVIDKVAPQFFKQLTDALEGKGEIPKKQAVELLTLLKTAELVAPKTDLLMKQEQQVFTLQGSLATAAKHCENLLISSNSAKSSMVQWMESKNIGRFVVQADTGRTMTDDGPMKNGLEPSLLVKGIKEIQQQPVLSAVVTVMEEETVKNSSEPSSTTANSKEPLQQAVSSALGTVLAVKGEQTLAELENRNNSRNETLIKEMQNIFKRSNFGQTGGTNRLLVKLYPEHLGQVRIELLQINGVMTARILASTALGKEMLDSQLHQLRSAFLQQNLQVERIDISQTLQDISKNEREQAFNQHFRKEGQDTEEQHEQNDEEEMTFQEYMIELEA, encoded by the coding sequence GTGAACATCGCATCATTACAAGCATTAGCTGGGAATAACATGCAAACTTCAACAAATAACATGCAATCGGGTCAACCTGTATCAAGTTCATTTGGATCGGTTTTCAGCAGTATTGCGGGAAAAGTCCCATTAGTTGTCGTTACCGTAAAAGAAGAAACTGGCGGCGAGATATCTGATGAAGCGATAATGGAACTATTTAATGCTACATCTTTAGAAGAGCTTAAAGCTGCGATTACTAGTTTAAAAGAAAATGGAACTCGTGATTTGGATAGTGAAGTCGACTCAATTTCTTCTCTAGGCGATTTAGAGGAGATTGCAAGCTTACTAGATCTTGATCCAAAACAATTGATCGAAAGTTTACTACCACTACTACAGGAAGCTGGTCTTGACGAGGATGAACTGTCAGTGGTCGCAAATACGAATGATTTTTGGACAGTGTTGAATGTTATTGACAAAGTAGCACCTCAATTTTTTAAACAATTGACGGATGCGCTTGAAGGAAAAGGTGAAATACCGAAGAAACAGGCAGTTGAGCTATTGACCTTGTTAAAAACAGCGGAACTGGTAGCACCGAAAACAGACTTACTCATGAAACAAGAACAGCAGGTTTTTACGCTCCAAGGCTCTCTTGCAACAGCGGCTAAACATTGCGAAAATCTACTTATTTCCAGTAATTCTGCAAAGTCTAGCATGGTACAATGGATGGAGTCGAAAAATATAGGACGATTTGTCGTTCAGGCAGATACAGGTCGAACAATGACAGATGATGGGCCAATGAAAAATGGTCTTGAACCTTCATTACTTGTCAAAGGAATCAAGGAGATACAACAACAGCCAGTATTATCTGCAGTAGTTACTGTCATGGAAGAAGAAACTGTAAAAAATAGTTCTGAACCATCGTCAACAACAGCAAATTCTAAAGAACCATTGCAACAAGCTGTTAGTAGCGCTTTAGGTACTGTTTTAGCGGTGAAAGGTGAACAAACGCTTGCTGAATTGGAAAATCGCAACAACTCTCGTAATGAGACATTGATCAAAGAGATGCAAAACATTTTTAAACGTTCGAATTTTGGGCAAACAGGTGGAACGAACCGACTTCTTGTCAAATTGTATCCTGAACATCTCGGCCAAGTACGAATTGAATTGCTTCAGATTAATGGTGTCATGACAGCACGGATTCTTGCATCAACTGCACTGGGGAAAGAAATGCTTGACAGTCAGCTACATCAGCTTAGAAGCGCATTCTTGCAACAGAATTTGCAAGTTGAGCGAATCGATATTTCTCAGACACTGCAAGATATATCCAAAAATGAACGTGAACAAGCATTTAATCAGCACTTCAGAAAAGAAGGACAGGATACAGAAGAGCAACATGAACAAAATGACGAAGAAGAAATGACATTCCAAGAGTATATGATCGAGTTGGAGGCGTAA
- the codY gene encoding GTP-sensing pleiotropic transcriptional regulator CodY: protein MNLLSKTRQINAMLQESAGKPVNFKEMAEKLSSVIDCNAFIVSRKGKLLGLEIHHQIENERMKQMFIDRKFPEEYTNRLFEVRETSSNLDVDSTHTVFPVENRELFKEGLTTIVPIIGGGERLGTLILARLKDEFQDDDLILAEYGATVVGMEILREKSEKIEIEARSKAVVQMAINSLSYSEHEAIEHIFNELDGNEGLLVASKIADRVGITRSVIVNALRKLESAGVIESRSLGMKGTYIKVLNNKFLEELEKQKS, encoded by the coding sequence ATGAATTTATTATCAAAAACACGTCAAATTAACGCAATGCTACAAGAATCAGCAGGTAAACCGGTAAACTTTAAGGAAATGGCTGAAAAGCTTAGCTCCGTTATTGATTGTAATGCGTTTATCGTAAGCAGAAAAGGGAAATTACTTGGTTTGGAAATACATCACCAAATTGAAAATGAACGCATGAAACAAATGTTCATAGACCGCAAATTCCCTGAAGAATATACAAACCGCTTGTTTGAAGTGAGAGAGACTTCTTCTAACTTGGATGTGGACAGCACGCATACTGTTTTCCCGGTTGAAAATCGTGAGCTATTCAAAGAAGGCTTGACAACGATTGTTCCAATCATCGGCGGCGGTGAACGTCTTGGTACACTAATCTTGGCAAGACTTAAAGATGAGTTCCAAGATGATGATTTGATCCTTGCGGAATATGGCGCAACAGTTGTTGGAATGGAAATCCTACGTGAGAAATCCGAGAAAATTGAAATCGAAGCACGCAGTAAAGCAGTTGTTCAAATGGCTATCAATTCACTTTCTTACAGTGAACACGAAGCGATTGAGCATATTTTTAATGAACTTGACGGCAATGAAGGCTTGCTAGTCGCTTCTAAAATTGCAGACCGTGTTGGCATTACGCGTTCGGTAATCGTGAATGCGCTACGTAAACTAGAAAGTGCTGGCGTTATCGAATCTCGTTCACTTGGAATGAAAGGGACGTATATCAAAGTCCTAAACAATAAATTCCTTGAAGAGCTTGAAAAACAAAAATCATAA
- the fliH gene encoding flagellar assembly protein FliH: MTSLSNVFRSLNTILENGETKEISIRSLSVSQEVNKEASLSLDSVLAERDRLLKETKTINEQEKAAIEQLRQTATEEISVMQAAWQNEKTILQQQAYDEGFQIGYEEGHNKSLSDMTTSITASNETTELSIQNARQYLESQERVILDLAMLSAERIIGEILQDDEEVYLSVVKRALKETREMKEIKLYVSLDYFQLVSDNRTELASIFPPNVPFLIFVNEEFETTECYIETNHGRIVVSIDDQLNELREKLIGIMESGD; encoded by the coding sequence ATGACATCATTGTCTAATGTATTTCGTTCTTTGAATACGATATTGGAAAATGGAGAAACGAAAGAAATATCCATACGCAGCCTTTCTGTTTCACAGGAGGTCAATAAGGAAGCGAGTTTATCACTAGATTCCGTCCTTGCTGAACGGGACCGCTTGTTGAAAGAGACCAAAACGATAAATGAGCAAGAGAAAGCGGCAATTGAACAATTGAGACAAACGGCAACAGAAGAGATTTCAGTCATGCAAGCCGCTTGGCAAAATGAAAAAACGATACTTCAGCAACAAGCATACGACGAAGGGTTTCAAATCGGTTACGAAGAAGGTCACAACAAATCATTGTCGGATATGACAACTTCTATTACCGCTTCAAATGAAACAACGGAGCTATCAATTCAAAATGCACGCCAATATCTTGAGAGTCAAGAACGAGTCATCCTTGATCTTGCAATGCTTTCTGCTGAACGGATTATTGGAGAAATACTTCAAGATGATGAGGAAGTTTATTTATCGGTTGTTAAAAGAGCCTTAAAAGAAACACGTGAAATGAAAGAAATTAAACTGTATGTATCTCTCGACTATTTTCAACTTGTTTCCGATAATCGAACTGAACTCGCATCGATATTCCCACCAAATGTGCCATTTCTTATTTTTGTAAATGAAGAATTTGAAACCACTGAGTGTTATATCGAAACAAATCATGGACGTATTGTTGTCAGCATTGATGACCAGTTAAACGAATTAAGGGAGAAACTCATCGGTATCATGGAAAGTGGTGATTGA
- the fliI gene encoding flagellar protein export ATPase FliI, with translation MKKAEELMTVIPNVKTFKKLGRVVRVVGLMIESQGPESSIGDVCHIHLNNTGREDSVIKAEVVGFKEEIVILMPYTNIRDISSGCLVESLGKPLEIKVGMSLMGKVLDSMGNPIDNSMLPRGLTTVRTEQDPPNALTRPPISEKLSVGVKAIDGMLTVGKGQRVGIFAGSGVGKSTLLGMIARNTTADLNVIALIGERGREVREFIERDLGPEGMSRSIVVATTSDQPALMRIKGAFTATAIAEYFRDKGMNVMLMMDSVTRVAMAQREIGLAVGEPPATRGYTPSVFAILPKLLERTGTNEYGSITAFYTVLVDGDDMNEPIADAVRGILDGHIVLDRTLANKGQYPAINVLKSVSRLMNHIAEPEHVKSAERLRELYYTYDKSEDLINIGAYKRGTSKEIDQAIEFEPLITNFLKQGFKDNISIEDSIAELVSLGAGGGSI, from the coding sequence ATGAAAAAAGCGGAGGAATTGATGACTGTCATTCCCAATGTTAAGACTTTCAAGAAACTTGGACGTGTTGTCCGCGTTGTCGGTCTAATGATCGAGTCACAAGGACCTGAAAGTTCAATCGGGGATGTTTGTCATATCCATTTAAATAATACTGGCCGAGAAGATTCGGTTATTAAAGCGGAAGTTGTCGGATTCAAGGAAGAAATCGTCATTCTGATGCCCTATACAAACATTCGTGATATATCCAGCGGATGTCTTGTCGAAAGTTTAGGGAAACCTCTTGAAATCAAAGTGGGCATGAGTTTAATGGGGAAAGTACTTGATTCGATGGGCAACCCAATTGATAATAGTATGCTTCCAAGAGGGTTGACTACTGTAAGAACTGAACAAGACCCACCTAATGCGCTCACTCGTCCACCTATCAGCGAGAAGTTATCTGTAGGCGTTAAGGCGATTGATGGAATGTTGACAGTCGGAAAAGGCCAGCGTGTCGGAATTTTCGCTGGCTCTGGCGTTGGGAAAAGTACATTGCTTGGAATGATTGCTCGCAATACAACAGCTGACTTAAACGTCATTGCACTTATCGGGGAGCGTGGGCGGGAAGTCCGCGAATTTATCGAACGTGATCTCGGACCTGAAGGAATGAGCAGATCGATTGTTGTTGCGACAACGTCTGATCAGCCTGCACTTATGCGTATTAAAGGAGCCTTTACCGCAACTGCAATCGCAGAGTATTTCAGGGACAAAGGGATGAACGTCATGTTGATGATGGACTCTGTCACTCGTGTTGCAATGGCCCAGCGCGAAATAGGACTTGCCGTTGGAGAACCACCGGCTACACGGGGGTATACCCCTTCAGTCTTTGCTATCCTGCCGAAATTATTGGAGCGTACAGGTACCAATGAGTATGGTTCCATTACGGCATTCTATACGGTTCTTGTAGACGGTGATGATATGAATGAACCAATTGCCGATGCGGTCCGGGGAATCTTAGACGGACATATTGTACTCGATCGGACACTTGCGAACAAGGGACAATATCCCGCAATCAACGTATTGAAGAGTGTTAGTCGGCTTATGAACCATATTGCAGAGCCCGAACACGTAAAATCAGCAGAAAGATTGCGAGAGCTTTATTACACGTATGATAAATCCGAAGATCTTATCAATATCGGGGCTTATAAGCGCGGGACTTCAAAAGAAATTGATCAAGCGATTGAATTCGAACCGCTTATCACAAATTTTTTGAAACAAGGTTTTAAAGACAATATCTCAATAGAAGATAGTATTGCTGAGCTCGTTTCACTCGGTGCCGGAGGCGGTAGCATATGA
- the fliJ gene encoding flagellar export protein FliJ has translation MKPYNYRFEKVLTFREQEKTETEVEFKGSVEAFETVATQLYDLLKKKEDTLTEQQVKMAVGFSVNEIHYYARFIGSLEKRISEVQQQVMQARSKMNWYENKLLEKTLEVRKFEKMKEKDREHHRAEMEQLEAIQLDELSTLKFRRRENG, from the coding sequence ATGAAGCCTTATAACTATCGCTTTGAAAAAGTATTGACGTTTCGTGAGCAGGAAAAAACCGAAACTGAAGTTGAATTCAAAGGTTCGGTTGAAGCGTTCGAAACAGTTGCTACTCAATTATATGATTTGCTGAAAAAGAAAGAAGATACCCTCACTGAGCAGCAAGTGAAAATGGCGGTCGGTTTTTCGGTCAATGAAATTCATTACTATGCTCGATTCATTGGCAGTTTAGAGAAACGGATTTCGGAGGTCCAACAGCAAGTAATGCAAGCCCGTTCAAAAATGAATTGGTATGAAAATAAACTCTTAGAAAAAACACTTGAAGTTCGCAAGTTTGAAAAAATGAAGGAAAAAGATCGTGAACATCATCGCGCTGAAATGGAACAGCTGGAAGCGATTCAGCTAGACGAATTGTCGACGCTGAAGTTCCGCAGAAGAGAAAACGGGTGA
- a CDS encoding MotE family protein, protein MAKKTKQTIEIIKAEKEGKGGAFQILLLWIIIPLLFTTALVLILAKFADVNVFDEAKKWTSNLPFTSEKKEEDPGVGNLVLEERVVTMQAEIQEKEAQLFKVQQDLDKSANENEKLLIEQEKLLDEIAVLIREKDDSKRNFKEIVNTFEKMSAKSSAPVIVKMSDAEAIRILTNLKPDILASILEKMSPEDAAKYTTMMTK, encoded by the coding sequence GTGGCGAAAAAGACCAAACAAACAATAGAAATAATCAAGGCTGAAAAAGAAGGTAAAGGTGGAGCGTTCCAAATCCTCTTACTTTGGATAATCATCCCTCTTCTATTTACCACGGCGCTAGTCTTGATTCTTGCTAAATTCGCAGATGTAAATGTTTTTGATGAGGCAAAGAAGTGGACTAGTAATTTACCCTTTACTTCGGAGAAGAAAGAAGAAGATCCGGGTGTTGGTAATCTGGTCCTCGAAGAGCGAGTCGTGACGATGCAGGCAGAAATTCAAGAAAAAGAAGCCCAACTCTTCAAGGTTCAACAAGATCTCGATAAGTCAGCCAATGAAAACGAGAAGTTACTAATTGAGCAAGAAAAGCTTCTAGACGAAATCGCAGTACTGATACGCGAAAAAGATGATTCAAAGCGTAACTTTAAGGAAATTGTAAATACATTTGAGAAGATGTCTGCCAAATCTTCGGCACCTGTCATTGTGAAAATGAGTGACGCAGAAGCGATACGGATTTTGACTAACTTAAAACCGGATATCCTTGCGTCAATTCTCGAAAAAATGTCGCCGGAAGATGCAGCAAAATATACAACGATGATGACTAAATAA
- the flgC gene encoding flagellar basal body rod protein FlgC: MTIFHSLNTSASALTAQRMRMDVISSNMANIDTTRGKMVDGEWQPYRRKSVTFQPQEGQFSSMLNAAMGNQVKGSAGYGVTVSSIKEDTETPFNLVFDPSHPDANDEGYVSMPNVDPLREMIDLMSATRSYEANVTVINANKSMLMKALEIGK, from the coding sequence ATGACGATTTTTCATAGTTTGAACACGTCCGCATCTGCATTGACCGCTCAACGCATGCGGATGGACGTCATTTCATCCAATATGGCGAACATTGATACAACACGCGGAAAAATGGTTGACGGGGAATGGCAGCCGTATCGACGTAAATCTGTTACTTTTCAACCGCAAGAAGGGCAATTCTCATCCATGTTAAACGCTGCGATGGGTAATCAGGTAAAAGGATCGGCAGGATATGGTGTGACGGTTTCGAGCATTAAAGAAGATACCGAAACACCATTTAATCTTGTCTTTGATCCTTCACATCCAGATGCAAATGATGAAGGATATGTTTCAATGCCGAATGTCGACCCACTGCGGGAGATGATTGACCTTATGTCTGCTACACGTTCTTATGAAGCGAATGTTACGGTGATCAATGCCAATAAATCAATGTTGATGAAAGCTCTTGAAATCGGTAAATAA